Proteins co-encoded in one Quercus robur chromosome 8, dhQueRobu3.1, whole genome shotgun sequence genomic window:
- the LOC126694543 gene encoding G-type lectin S-receptor-like serine/threonine-protein kinase LECRK1 — MASIPVLPLLLVFLLPVHANAQRNQSKSNIILLGSSLSPNANRTSWLSPSGLFAFGFYPQDDGFAIGIWLVNQTEKTIIWTANRDDPPVSSNATLNLTIDGKLLLITEQGRELSIIDVDQEDRPATSAAMLDSGNFVLYRNDSYVIWDSFDFPTDTILGGQNLSSGNNLVSSRSISDHSSGHYSFNMQEDGNLVAYPVNSSANTLDAYWFSGTDYGNVYASLILSRLGVLFVHLSEFPRFILANSSYPDKNGTTIYRATLDADGIFRLYLHHFKSDNSSSMLMEWSALSDQCDVKGFCGLNSYCSGMGSKADCNCYPGFDFINTSNKFLGCYHNFCEDDCRRSKDPAMLYNATSLENIVLKGNYPYSVEPMKKENCGQFCLEDCNCGAVSYTDSNCRKYKLPLRYGIINANESTTTFFKLKGIHSTQIPELFIGSKRSLILILSVILGTASCLCLVLAASSFFVYRQKLVRYRKLSENVNLGLAEEFTLRLFSYNELESATDGFKEELGRGSYGVVYKGIISSGGKTIAVKRLEKAVEEGEREFQAEMTAIARTHHKNLVRVLGFCIEGSRKLLVYEYMNNGSLADLIFEAESPPIWKERIRIALDVARGLLYLHEEGEVCVIHCNIKPQNILMDDNWTAKISDFGFAKLLIPNQSRATTDTEGRSAYLAPEWEKNSMNISAKADIYSFGVVLLEIVCCRRSIEVNVSTTDEIILTDWVYNCFAARELEKLVEDENVDFRKLERTVKVGLWCVQEDSALRPSIKNVILMLEGTIDIPVPPSPVLCIAVS; from the coding sequence ATGGCTTCCATACCAGTTCTGCCCTTACTGTTGGTTTTCCTACTTCCTGTTCATGCAAACGCTCAACGAAACCAGTCCAAGTCCAATATAATACTTTTAGGTTCTTCACTTTCTCCCAATGCAAACCGTACTTCTTGGCTCTCACCTTCTGGtctttttgcatttggtttctACCCACAAGATGATGGCTTTGCCATCGGAATATGGCTGGTTAATCAAACTGAGAAGACAATCATCTGGACTGCAAATCGAGATGACCCACCTGTCTCCTCCAATGCTACACTGAACTTAACTATTGATGGTAAGCTGCTGCTTATAACAGAGCAAGGCAGAGAACTTTCGATTATTGATGTGGATCAGGAAGACCGACCTGCAACTTCAGCTGCTATGCTCGATTCTGGTAATTTTGTGCTCTACAGGAATGATTCCTACGTAATCTGGGATAGCTTTGATTTTCCAACTGACACCATATTAGGTGGTCAGAATCTCTCTAGTGGCAACAACTTGGTTTCAAGTAGGTCTATATCAGACCACTCGAGTGGACATTATTCATTTAACATGCAGGAGGATGGAAACCTCGTTGCCTACCCTGTAAACAGCTCGGCTAACACTTTGGATGCATATTGGTTCTCTGGTACTGATTATGGAAATGTCTATGcatctctcattctctctcgtTTAGGCGTTCTATTCGTCCACCTAAGTGAGTTTCCGAGATTCATTTTGGCAAATAGCTCATATCCTGACAAGAATGGAACTACAATCTACCGTGCAACACTTGATGCAGATGGGATCTTTCGATTGTATTTACACCACTTTAAGAGCGATAATAGCTCGAGTATGTTGATGGAGTGGTCCGCTCTGTCTGATCAATGTGACGTCAAGGGTTTCTGTGGACTCAATAGTTACTGCTCAGGCATGGGTAGCAAAGCTGACTGTAACTGCTATCCTGGATTTGATTTCATCAACACCAGCAACAAGTTCCTGGGCTGCTACCACAACTTCTGCGAAGATGATTGTAGACGCAGTAAAGATCCAGCGATGCTATACAATGCCACTTCTTTAGAGAATATTGTGTTGAAAGGTAATTATCCATATTCAGTTGAGccaatgaaaaaggaaaattgtgGCCAGTTTTGCCTGGAAGATTGCAATTGTGGAGCAGTATCATATACAGATTCCAATTGCAGAAAATATAAGCTTCCGCTTAGATATGGTATAATAAATGCAAACGAATCAACTACAACTTTCTTCAAGCTCAAGGGGATCCATTCCACTCAAATCCCGGAACTCTTTATTGGGAGCAAGAGAAGTCTGATTTTGATTCTTTCTGTAATTTTGGGCACAGCTTCATGCTTGTGTCTTGTTTTGGCAGCCTCTAGCTTCTTCGTGTACAGGCAGAAATTGGTCAGGTACAGAAAACTTTCAGAAAACGTGAACTTGGGATTAGCTGAAGAGTTTACTCTACGGTTATTTTCTTACAACGAGCTTGAGAGTGCTACAGATGGCTTCAAGGAAGAGTTAGGTAGGGGCTCATATGGAGTAGTTTACAAAGGGATTATATCTAGTGGTGGCAAAACTATTGCTGTTAAGAGACTCGAGAAAGCTGTGGAAGAAGGGGAACGAGAATTTCAGGCTGAAATGACTGCAATTGCACGAACTCATCATAAAAACTTGGTTCGAGTACTTGGTTTTTGTATTGAGGGATCCAGGAAGCTTTTAGTTTATGAGTACATGAACAATGGCTCTCTTGCAGATCTTATTTTCGAGGCTGAGAGCCCCCCGATttggaaagaaagaataagaattGCGCTAGATGTGGCCAGAGGACTTCTCTATCTGCATGAAGAGGGCGAAGTTTGTGTCATCCATTGCAACATAAAGCCTCAAAACATACTCATGGATGATAATTGGACGGCGAAGATTTCAGATTTTGGGTTTGCAAAACTGCTAATTCCCAATCAATCAAGAGCCACTACAGATACGGAAGGAAGAAGTGCATATTTAGCGCCTGAATGGGAAAAGAATTCCATGAATATATCAGCAAAAGCTGATATATACAGCTTTGGTGTTGTGCTTTTGGAGATTGTCTGTTGTAGAAGAAGTATAGAAGTAAATGTTTCAACTACAGATGAGATTATTCTTACTGATTGGGTATATAACTGCTTTGCCGCTCGAGAGTTGGAAAAGCTTGTGGAAGATGAAAATGTGGACTTCAGGAAATTGGAAAGAACAGTGAAGGTGGGCTTGTGGTGTGTTCAAGAAGATTCAGCTTTGCGCCCttcaataaaaaatgtaatattgaTGTTGGAGGGGACAATAGATATTCCAGTTCCCCCTTCTCCAGTTCTTTGCATTGCTGTTTCATGA